In a single window of the Cydia pomonella isolate Wapato2018A chromosome 2, ilCydPomo1, whole genome shotgun sequence genome:
- the LOC133534414 gene encoding mucin-2 isoform X1: MLFYLVVILVPVKRFQTNSWNNMRRRWNCCEMTRAVLIFTLLAISVSSCDGARRAQRRKDTARAELPSAAPSAETLTALAQAMGAAGFEHREGRTLVKRLIPADSQPDLDLVEHQGVIGKAGVDFPAYPSIPNTGFNCKNVPTGYYADLETDCQVFHICDTSRKISFLCPNGTIFSQSHLICDWWFKVDCASAPALYESSAEYYSNEQKKSQKITQSLSKNIDLQQIADNSARAESRRSSVNVPSTTERLLRHRQRLQTEAPKATARSFHAFFAEVNPTSKTETTTNIDKRRRNLVQLIANNFGNAPARTTLPTYTESSTYRTDKAAGDYNSLKEMQVAAETASFTNNKNRQYLQDAYNKNYRPYPVYTPNLPNHQPLKLSKPKSNPTLTTLYDFRDKTLNHQAAKEVTITTKRPTLLPYTKSYSTTFNDRREPYTRPGISSLKEYLEKERNKTLATSTTEKVAQVTDRIDQFTPNVENTVSIGTKNNFESVTKIPQTTSNQYYGETASDRISTVNFNQITTEPSYQERRERLLKKLNLETFQPTEPTVPTTLTEKYYGDLPNRPGLLVPPSLTPKTLHTLAIYYATALDNLSTTASPEEASEASTPTFDDYGAMEDALPALFSQHTINKYSKLFGHGTETSELLEEIKLDPNGTYNELADDLAMQQSQNPLSTSPQIRELAQVFTHALSAYLQDPVQFRKVLSDIRPTHPSFGDMLLTTEESYNTEPTTTVNEDDDEILGFSDDNKIRSPFVSLRDGKALNIATDYPTVSDDAVTTPSTINTEFISTTVQPTTPRNPFRCCGRISASYTTASTPIARNTTPFSFTNTIASNVNTLANNSTDYTVTTTEDNYLGQRYGGFQNNSNNSPYGKEVLQTNAKPLTEYVEVTNLPSAWGVDISDATIAPITDSDNNFESKKIRTTTGIPETTPVYFTEADSSIELENEEELQRAHSQSFVTPQNNLRQGKQINLEESKTTVKKPSEELEAPTVSDISTTVRTTAQPSTTVKEEVYTVTPTSDIFTSPQSDKTSDFNWPTTFEYWQSTVIDPITLNDGLSPSAQEQGVSQLARQTNAWAQNTLTTPATDTKTSEQAVSSSVFYEYTTPRNVKEERAGKLIKNPTSTEPAQDITTIADTVVEKAKEIMGGMNATTTEKLMNVMKKTKSKTVRRLILLLVQTCDDDHNTTAEASKKALLEALMAVSQKDMDEITKEESAEDLSTTVADIEVKNYKRSDKVAALEEIRPKQFERRGKSINFDPSAINSLSSPSTTTTENIKTTTEFYTETTQAPRTTTTSRRGVKKFLVRTTPVEQKTTKSPVVDNPIAEARVAPPNDEPKTPADTRALELLRSLYTIAARWG, encoded by the exons AATAATATGCGGCGGAGGTGGAACTGTTGCGAGATGACGCGAGCTGTGCTGATATTCACCTTGCTGGCTATTT ccGTCAGCAGTTGCGATGGGGCACGACGAGCGCAACGGAGAAAG GATACGGCCCGAGCTGAGCTACCATCAGCGGCTCCAAGCGCCGAAACCCTGACAGCTCTCGCACAAGCGATGGGCGCTGCTGGATTTGAGCATCGCGAAGGTCGGACCTTGGTCAAGCGGCTCATCCCAGCTGACTCGCAACCTGATTTGGATTTGGTGGAACATCAAG GAGTAATCGGCAAGGCGGGCGTTGACTTTCCAGCATACCCGAGCATCCCGAACACCGGCTTCAACTGTAAGAACGTGCCGACTGGCTACTACGCCGACCTGGAGACCGACTGCCAG GTATTCCACATCTGCGACACGTCCCGCAAGATATCCTTCCTCTGCCCGAACGGCACCATCTTTAGCCAGTCGCACCTCATCTGTGACTGGTGGTTCAAGGTGGACTGCGCGTCCGCGCCCGCGCTCTATGAGTCCAGCGCCGAGTACTACTCCAATGAGCAAAAGAAATCTCAAAAGATAACCCAAAGTCTTAGCAAGAATATTGACCTCCAGCAAATTGCTGACAACAGCGCTAGAGCGGAATCTAGGAGGTCGTCGGTGAACGTCCCTAGTACAACGGAGAGACTGCTAAGACACAGGCAGAGATTACAAACTGAGGCACCTAAAGCAACCGCAAGGAGCTTCCATGCTTTCTTCGCTGAAGTGAACCCAACGTCGAAGACTGAAACCACGACAAATATCGACAAAAGAAGGAGAAATCTCGTGCAGTTGATAGCCAATAACTTTGGTAACGCGCCTGCGAGGACAACCCTGCCTACTTACACGGAATCATCGACTTATAGAACCGATAAGGCCGCAGGAGACTACAATAGCCTCAAGGAGATGCAAGTCGCAGCAGAGACGGCTTCGTTCACTAACAACAAAAACAGACAATATTTACAAGATGCATACAATAAGAACTACCGCCCATATCCAGTTTATACGCCAAATCTTCCCAACCACCAACCGCTCAAACTTAGCAAACCTAAAAGCAATCCCACTTTGACTACGTTGTACGATTTCAGAGATAAAACTTTAAACCATCAGGCTGCTAAAGAAGTCACTATTACTACAAAACGACCAACTCTCTTACCCTACACGAAGAGTTATTCTACTACATTCAATGATAGACGCGAACCTTACACTAGACCTGGAATATCTTCTCTAAAGGAATATCTTGAAAAGGAAAGAAATAAGACTTTAGCGACCAGTACTACGGAAAAGGTTGCTCAAGTTACAGACAGAATCGATCAGTTTACTCCAAATGTAGAAAACACAGTGTCCATAGgaactaaaaataatttcgaaTCCGTAACCAAAATCCCACAAACAACAAGCAATCAGTACTATGGCGAGACCGCCAGCGACAGGATCTCGACTGTTAATTTCAACCAGATAACTACGGAACCGTCATATCAAGAGCGAAGGGAAAGATTACTGAAGAAACTGAATTTAGAAACATTCCAGCCAACTGAACCAACCGTTCCAACTACGCTCACTGAGAAATATTACGGCGATCTCCCAAATAGACCAGGTCTTCTCGTCCCACCGTCTTTAACTCCAAAAACTTTACATACTCTGGCGATCTACTACGCAACGGCCTTAGATAACCTGTCCACGACTGCATCTCCGGAAGAGGCTAGCGAAGCCAGCACACCGACATTTGATGACTATGGCGCCATGGAGGACGCTTTACCAGCTCTATTCAGCCAGCACACTATTAATAAATACAGCAAACTTTTTGGCCACGGTACAGAAACATCGGAATTATTGGAAGAAATTAAACTAGATCCCAATGGTACGTACAATGAATTGGCCGATGATCTGGCTATGCAGCAAAGTCAAAATCCTCTCTCTACCTCGCCTCAAATTAGGGAATTAGCACAAGTATTCACACATGCATTATCAGCTTATTTGCAAGACCCAGTTCAATTTAGAAAAGTGCTCTCGGATATTCGTCCAACCCACCCATCTTTCGGTGACATGCTTTTAACGACTGAAGAATCTTACAACACTGAGCCAACCACTACAGTTAACGAAGATGATGATGAGATATTAGGATTTTCCGatgacaataaaattagatcGCCATTTGTATCTCTACGAGACGGCAAAGCTCTGAACATTGCCACAGATTATCCGACGGTATCCGACGACGCAGTGACCACACCCAGCACAATTAATACTGAATTTATATCGACGACCGTGCAACCAACGACACCTAGAAATCCATTCAGATGTTGCGGAAGAATTTCGGCGTCTTACACTACTGCCTCTACGCCGATTGCTCGTAACACCACTCCCTTCTCATTTACTAATACGATTGCATCTAACGTAAACACTTTGGCAAACAACAGCACTGATTATACAGTAACCACAACAGAAGATAACTACTTGGGACAAAGATATGGTGGATTCCAAAACAACTCTAACAATTCTCCTTATGGTAAAGAGGTCTTACAAACTAATGCGAAACCTTTGACTGAGTACGTTGAAGTGACAAATTTACCTTCTGCTTGGGGGGTCGACATTTCTGATGCAACCATTGCACCAATCACCGATTCGGACAATAATTTCGAAAGCAAAAAGATTAGGACAACCACAGGTATTCCTGAAACTACACCGGTGTACTTCACTGAAGCCGATAGTAGCATTGAATTAGAAAACGAAGAAGAATTACAAAGAGCTCACAGCCAATCATTTGTAACACCACAAAATAACTTGCGTCAAGGTAAACAAATCAACTTAGAGGAATCTAAAACAACTGTTAAGAAACCTTCCGAAGAATTGGAAGCACCCACAGTGTCTGACATATCAACGACAGTACGAACTACAGCTCAACCCAGCACCACGGTAAAAGAAGAAGTTTATACAGTTACGCCAACTTCTGACATATTCACTTCCCCACAGAGCGACAAAACATCTGATTTCAACTGGCCCACTACTTTCGAGTATTGGCAAAGCACTGTTATAGACCCGATAACTTTAAATGATGGTCTGAGTCCTTCGGCTCAAGAACAAGGAGTATCACAATTGGCAAGACAAACAAACGCTTGGGCTCAAAACACTCTAACGACGCCAGCAACTGACACGAAAACAAGCGAACAAGCGGTCTCTTCGTCAGTCTTTTACGAATATACTACACCAAGAAATGTTAAAGAAGAAAGAGCAGGAAAATTGATTAAAAACCCTACTTCTACAGAACCTGCACAAGATATAACCACTATTGCTGATACTGTAGTAGAGAAAGCTAAGGAAATCATGGGTGGAATGAACGCTACAACAACGGAAAAACTCATGAACGTGATGAAAAAAACTAAGTCAAAAACAGTGAGAAGACTAATCCTTTTATTGGTGCAAACTTGTGATGATGACCATAATACAACGGCGGAAGCTTCTAAGAAAGCGCTACTCGAAGCTCTAATGGCGGTATCACAGAAAGATATGGACGAAATTACGAAGGAAGAAAGCGCGGAGGACCTTTCTACGACAGTCGCTGATATTGAAGTGAAAAATTATAAGAGGAGCGATAAAGTAGCCGCCCTGGAAGAAATAAGGCCCAAACAATTCGAAAGACGAGGAAAAAGCATAAATTTCGATCCGTCCGCCATCAACTCGTTATCAAGCCCATCTACGACGACTACAGAGAATATAAAGACGACAACCGAGTTTTACACAGAAACCACACAAGCTCCTAGAACGACTACAACCAGTCGGAGAGGTGTCAAGAAGTTCTTAGTAAGAACAACCCCAGTCGAACAAAAGACTACCAAGTCTCCGGTAGTTGACAACCCCATCGCGGAGGCTAGGGTTGCTCCTCCCAATGATGAACCCAAAACACCCGCTGACACAAGAGCGTTGGAACTATTACGATCGCTTTACACGATCGCCGCTAGATGGGGTTGA